A region from the Aphis gossypii isolate Hap1 chromosome 1, ASM2018417v2, whole genome shotgun sequence genome encodes:
- the LOC114121676 gene encoding probable palmitoyltransferase ZDHHC24 isoform X1: protein MIMMTLDQFWKFLNTVRKKSFTEIILCLFFLVLILAYYCVNVFHILPCMYQLPSVLYLTHMLSLTFMVFNLLANFLAVMYADSSVIGRLLTISKYTSKEDITYCYVCQCDVPLRCWHCDICNVCILTRDHHCTFSTTCVGHYNRRYFLWFLLYLSVASFYEIILISYYTYYKVTIKFSDLMVLVPFQSVLTGFHLTAGEIFVVLLTLNFIAVTISSLLLIYHLDKVCKGLVCHEKQESNYDFGLMRNLETVFGEKWYITWISPFIESKLPYNGIDWQSHVNQYKTK from the exons ATGATTATGATGACTTTAGACCAATTCTGgaagtttttaaatactgtGAGAAAAAAAAGCTTTACAgagataatattgtgtttatttttcttggtTTTGATACTAGCATATTATTGTGTCaatgtttttcatatattaccATGTATGTATCAGCTACCGTCAGTTTTGTATTTGACACACATGCTATCTTTGACATTTATGGTTTTCAACCTGCTAGCAAATTTTTTAGCCGTAATGTATGCCGATTCATCAGTGATTGGCCGATTGCTTACTATATCTAAGTACACATCAAAAG aagatattacatattgttatgtttgCCAGTGCGATGTTCCTCTAAGGTGTTGGCACTGTGATATATGCAATGTCTGCATATTGACTAGAGATCATCATTGCACTTTTAGCACGACGTGTGTTGGTCATTATAATAGAAGATACTTCTTGtggtttttgttatatttatctgTAGCcagtttttatgaaataattttgatcagttattatacctactataaagtgacaataaaattttcagaCTTGATGGTTTTAGTGCCATTTCAATCAGTTTTAACTGGTTTTCATTTAACAGCAGGTGAAATCTTTGTAGTTTTACTGACATTGAATTTTATAGCTGTAACAATATCTTCATTGCTGTTAATTTATCACCTAGATAAGGTATGCAAAGGTCTGGTATGTCATGAAAAACAAGAGAGTAATTATGATTTTGGCTTGATGCGAAATTTGGAAACTGTTTTTGGGGAAAAATGGTATATAACATGGATTTCTCCATTTATCGAATCTAAATTACCCTACAACGGAATTGATTGGCAAAGTCatgttaatcaatataaaacaaaataa
- the LOC114121676 gene encoding probable palmitoyltransferase ZDHHC24 isoform X2 produces the protein MIMMTLDQFWKFLNTVRKKSFTEIILCLFFLVLILAYYCVNVFHILPCMYQLPSVLYLTHMLSLTFMVFNLLANFLAVMYADSSVIGRLLTISKYTSKDITYCYVCQCDVPLRCWHCDICNVCILTRDHHCTFSTTCVGHYNRRYFLWFLLYLSVASFYEIILISYYTYYKVTIKFSDLMVLVPFQSVLTGFHLTAGEIFVVLLTLNFIAVTISSLLLIYHLDKVCKGLVCHEKQESNYDFGLMRNLETVFGEKWYITWISPFIESKLPYNGIDWQSHVNQYKTK, from the exons ATGATTATGATGACTTTAGACCAATTCTGgaagtttttaaatactgtGAGAAAAAAAAGCTTTACAgagataatattgtgtttatttttcttggtTTTGATACTAGCATATTATTGTGTCaatgtttttcatatattaccATGTATGTATCAGCTACCGTCAGTTTTGTATTTGACACACATGCTATCTTTGACATTTATGGTTTTCAACCTGCTAGCAAATTTTTTAGCCGTAATGTATGCCGATTCATCAGTGATTGGCCGATTGCTTACTATATCTAAGTACACATCAAAAG atattacatattgttatgtttgCCAGTGCGATGTTCCTCTAAGGTGTTGGCACTGTGATATATGCAATGTCTGCATATTGACTAGAGATCATCATTGCACTTTTAGCACGACGTGTGTTGGTCATTATAATAGAAGATACTTCTTGtggtttttgttatatttatctgTAGCcagtttttatgaaataattttgatcagttattatacctactataaagtgacaataaaattttcagaCTTGATGGTTTTAGTGCCATTTCAATCAGTTTTAACTGGTTTTCATTTAACAGCAGGTGAAATCTTTGTAGTTTTACTGACATTGAATTTTATAGCTGTAACAATATCTTCATTGCTGTTAATTTATCACCTAGATAAGGTATGCAAAGGTCTGGTATGTCATGAAAAACAAGAGAGTAATTATGATTTTGGCTTGATGCGAAATTTGGAAACTGTTTTTGGGGAAAAATGGTATATAACATGGATTTCTCCATTTATCGAATCTAAATTACCCTACAACGGAATTGATTGGCAAAGTCatgttaatcaatataaaacaaaataa
- the LOC114121673 gene encoding suppressor APC domain-containing protein 2 isoform X1, whose protein sequence is MTPTHVGDVKNAATEGLPAKFVLSMRTLFDILDDKRTGYVKFSEIETRWQDDGTKGLPKGVLDSLRKVTPPNGLLSFDRFCTGLKMCLLRNQMENGRRDNDSARPPSAPLLDVDIKPDVQWTNGNMAAIRPTQQRTLSMPQLALERNSKEVHQISQKSTSSLFGPPKPPRTAAGLERGLQLASSDRIIDKAEIRTALQNWQLGVLLNDQSCSRSEKQSGEQTYKRINQRRREPRRHTLQSGVDYNMLKRIKQIEQEKEVLMHGLQAVERARDWYHKQIAAVQEKMKYLGRTNSHTQDQWTEAQQERIELQRARVLEVNRHLSALTDGGERWGGLPLHMNLAVHSANNPGTMLHQNPQVMATLKHRNHILTEELGQKSERISTLEREKATLIRELFQTRTQMGRKVGRLDSKPDGQSYIP, encoded by the exons ATGACTCCAACGCATGTAGGAGACGTTAAAAATGCTGCCACTGAGGGATTACCTGCAAAGTTTGTTCTGTCCATGAGAACATTGTTTGACATTTTAGACGATAAAAGAACTGGATATGTTAAGTTTtctg AAATTGAAACGAGATGGCAAGATGATGGTACAAAAGGTTTGCCAAAAGGTGTATTAGATAGTCTTCGAAAAGTAACACCACCAAATGGTCTACTATCTTTTGACCGTTTTTGTACTGGTTTAAAAATGTGCCTACTTCGAAATCAAATGGAAAATGGTCGTCGAGATAATGACTCTGCACGACCTCCATCTGCTCCACTTTTAGATGTCGATATTAAACCTGACGTACAATGGACAAATGGAAATATGGCTGCCATTCGACCAACTCAACAAAGAACTCTGAGTATGCCACAATTAGCTTTGGAGCGCAATAGTAAGGAAGTTCACCAGATATCACAAAAATCCACATCCTCACTTTTCGGACCACCAAAACCTCCTAGAACTGCAGCAGGCTTAGAACGTGGCTTACAGCTTGCTTCTAGTGACCGTATTATTGATAAGGCCGAAATAAGAACAGCTTTACAAAATTGGCAATTGGGAGTGTTATTAAATGATCAGAGCTGTTCTAGAAGTGAAAAACAATCAG gaGAACAAActtataaaagaattaatcAACGGCGAAGAGAACCAAGACGTCATACTCTTCAAAGTGgtgtagattataatatg CTGAAAAGAATTAAGCAAATAGAACAAGAAAAAGAAGTTCTTATGCATGGTCTTCAAGCTGTGGAAAGGGCAAGAGACTGGTACCATAAGCAGATAGCTGCTGTACAAGAGAAAATGAAATATCTTGGACGAACAAATTCGCATACA CAGGATCAATGGACTGAAGCACAACAAGAGCGTATAGAGTTACAACGTGCTAGAGTCTTAGAGGTTAATAGACATTTGTCCGCATTGACAGATGGTGGTGAACGATGGGGTGGTTTACCATTACATATGAACTTGGCTGTGCATTCAGCAAATAATCCTGGAACGATGTTACATCAAAATCCTCAAGTAATGGCTACATTAAAACATCGCAACCACATACTCACTGAg gaGTTAGGACAAAAAAGTGAAAGAATATCAACATTAGAAAGAGAAAAGGCAACTCTTATCAGAGAATTATTTCAAACGCGAACCCAGATGGGACGTAAAGTAGGAAGATTAGATAGTAAACCTGATGGTCAGTCATATATACCTTAA
- the LOC114121673 gene encoding suppressor APC domain-containing protein 2 isoform X2, which yields MTPTHVGDVKNAATEGLPAKFVLSMRTLFDILDDKRTGYVKFSEIETRWQDDGTKGLPKGVLDSLRKVTPPNGLLSFDRFCTGLKMCLLRNQMENGRRDNDSARPPSAPLLDVDIKPDVQWTNGNMAAIRPTQQRTLSMPQLALERNSKEVHQISQKSTSSLFGPPKPPRTAAGLERGLQLASSDRIIDKAEIRTALQNWQLGVLLNDQSCSRSEKQSGEQTYKRINQRRREPRRHTLQSGVDYNMLKRIKQIEQEKEVLMHGLQAVERARDWYHKQIAAVQEKMKYLGRTNSHTDQWTEAQQERIELQRARVLEVNRHLSALTDGGERWGGLPLHMNLAVHSANNPGTMLHQNPQVMATLKHRNHILTEELGQKSERISTLEREKATLIRELFQTRTQMGRKVGRLDSKPDGQSYIP from the exons ATGACTCCAACGCATGTAGGAGACGTTAAAAATGCTGCCACTGAGGGATTACCTGCAAAGTTTGTTCTGTCCATGAGAACATTGTTTGACATTTTAGACGATAAAAGAACTGGATATGTTAAGTTTtctg AAATTGAAACGAGATGGCAAGATGATGGTACAAAAGGTTTGCCAAAAGGTGTATTAGATAGTCTTCGAAAAGTAACACCACCAAATGGTCTACTATCTTTTGACCGTTTTTGTACTGGTTTAAAAATGTGCCTACTTCGAAATCAAATGGAAAATGGTCGTCGAGATAATGACTCTGCACGACCTCCATCTGCTCCACTTTTAGATGTCGATATTAAACCTGACGTACAATGGACAAATGGAAATATGGCTGCCATTCGACCAACTCAACAAAGAACTCTGAGTATGCCACAATTAGCTTTGGAGCGCAATAGTAAGGAAGTTCACCAGATATCACAAAAATCCACATCCTCACTTTTCGGACCACCAAAACCTCCTAGAACTGCAGCAGGCTTAGAACGTGGCTTACAGCTTGCTTCTAGTGACCGTATTATTGATAAGGCCGAAATAAGAACAGCTTTACAAAATTGGCAATTGGGAGTGTTATTAAATGATCAGAGCTGTTCTAGAAGTGAAAAACAATCAG gaGAACAAActtataaaagaattaatcAACGGCGAAGAGAACCAAGACGTCATACTCTTCAAAGTGgtgtagattataatatg CTGAAAAGAATTAAGCAAATAGAACAAGAAAAAGAAGTTCTTATGCATGGTCTTCAAGCTGTGGAAAGGGCAAGAGACTGGTACCATAAGCAGATAGCTGCTGTACAAGAGAAAATGAAATATCTTGGACGAACAAATTCGCATACA GATCAATGGACTGAAGCACAACAAGAGCGTATAGAGTTACAACGTGCTAGAGTCTTAGAGGTTAATAGACATTTGTCCGCATTGACAGATGGTGGTGAACGATGGGGTGGTTTACCATTACATATGAACTTGGCTGTGCATTCAGCAAATAATCCTGGAACGATGTTACATCAAAATCCTCAAGTAATGGCTACATTAAAACATCGCAACCACATACTCACTGAg gaGTTAGGACAAAAAAGTGAAAGAATATCAACATTAGAAAGAGAAAAGGCAACTCTTATCAGAGAATTATTTCAAACGCGAACCCAGATGGGACGTAAAGTAGGAAGATTAGATAGTAAACCTGATGGTCAGTCATATATACCTTAA